A window from Mastomys coucha isolate ucsf_1 unplaced genomic scaffold, UCSF_Mcou_1 pScaffold2, whole genome shotgun sequence encodes these proteins:
- the LOC116097706 gene encoding trace amine-associated receptor 4, producing MNSPDLWNSPEVQFCFAAANSSCLRKARPALIVCAMYLIMIGAIVMTMLGNMVVIISIAHFKQLHSPTNFLILSMATTDFLLSCVVMPFSMIRSIESCWYFGDLFCKVHSCCDIMLCTTSIFHLCFISVDRHYAVCDPLHYVTQITTRVVGVFLFISWSVPIFFAFGLVFSELNLIGAEDFVAAIDCTGLCVLIFNKLWGMLASFIAFFLPGTVMVGIYIHIFTVARKHARQIGTGPRTKQALSESKMKATSRKESKATKTLSIVMGVFVLCWLPFFVLTITDPFIDFTTPEDLYNVFLWLGYFNSTFNPIIYGMFYPWFRKALRMIVTGTIFHSDSSTSSLHPAHP from the coding sequence ATGAATTCACCTGACCTCTGGAACTCCCCAGAAGTACAGTTTTGCTTTGCTGCTGCAAATAGTTCTTGCCTGAGGAAGGCAAGGCCTGCGCTCATTGTCTGTGCCATGTACCTCATCATGATTGGAGCGATAGTGATGACCATGTTGGGAAACATGGTTGTGATCATCTCTATTGCCCACTTCAAGCAGCTCCACTCCCCAACCAACTTCCTTATTCTCTCCATGGCTACCACAGACTTCCTGTTGAGCTGTGTGGTCATGCCCTTCAGTATGATCCGGTCCATCGAGTCGTGTTGGTACTTCGGAGACCTCTTTTGCAAAGTTCACAGCTGCTGTGACATCATGCTCTGTACCACATCCATTTTCCACCTCTGCTTCATCTCAGTTGACCGCCACTATGCTGTCTGTGACCCTTTGCATTATGTCACCCAAATCACCACCCGGGTCGTAGGGGTCTTTCTATTCATCAGTTGGTCTGTTCCCATCTTTTTTGCCTTTGGCTTAGTATTCTCAGAATTAAATTTGATTGGTGCTGAGGATTTCGTTGCAGCCATTGACTGTACGGGTTTGTGTGTGTTGATATTTAACAAGCTCTGGGGCATGCTGGCTTCCTTCATAGCTTTCTTTCTGCCTGGGACAGTCATGGTGGGGATTTACATACACATTTTCACAGTTGCCCGGAAACATGCCAGGCAGATTGGTACAGGTCCTAGGACAAAACAGGCCCTCTCAGAAAGCAAAATGAAGGCCACATCCAGAAAGGAAAGCAAGGCCACAAAGACTTTAAGCATAGTCATGGGAGTATTTGTGTTATGTTGGCTGCCCTTTTTCGTCTTGACAATCACAGACCCTTTCATTGATTTTACAACCCCTGAAGATTTGTATAATGTTTTCCTCTGGCTCGGTTATTTTAATTCCACTTTCAATCCCATCATATATGGCATGTTCTATCCTTGGTTTCGAAAAGCCCTAAGGATGATAGTCACAGGAACGATCTTTCACTCTGACTCTTCTACCTCAAGCCTGCATCCTGCACATCCTTAA
- the Taar5 gene encoding trace amine-associated receptor 5 — MRAVLPLGSGEQPTAFCYQVNGSCPRTVHPLAIQVIIYLACAVGVLITVLGNLFVVFAVSYFKVLHTPTNFLLLSLALADMLLGLLVLPLSTVRSVESCWFFGDFLCRLHTYLDTLFCLTSIFHLCFISIDRHCAICDPLLYPSKFTVRTALRYIVAGWGIPAAYTAFFLYTDVVEKALSQWLEEMPCMGSCQLLFNKFWGWLNFPAFFVPCLIMISLYLKIFVVATRQAQQIRTLSQSLAGAVKRERKAAKTLGIAVGVYLVCWLPFTVDTLVDSLLNFITPPLVFDIFIWFAYFNSACNPIIYVFSYRWFRKALKLLLSGEMFSPATPTVDLYHD; from the coding sequence ATGAGAGCTGTCCTCCCCCTGGGCTCTGGAGAGCAGCCTACAGCATTCTGCTATCAGGTGAATGGGTCTTGCCCCAGGACAGTCCACCCGCTGGCCATCCAGGTCATCATCTACCTTGCCTGCGCAGTAGGTGTGCTGATCACAGTCCTGGGGAATTTGTTTGTGGTGTTTGCAGTGTCCTACTTTAAAGTGCTCCACACACCCACCAACTTCCTGCTGCTCTCCCTGGCCCTGGCAGACATGTTGCTGGGTCTGCTGGTGTTGCCCCTGAGCACAGTCCGTTCTGTGGAGAGCTGCTGGTTCTTTGGAGACTTCCTGTGCCGTCTGCATACCTATCTGGACACGCTGTTCTGCCTTACCTCCATCTTCCATCTCTGTTTTATTTCCATTGACCGTCATTGTGCAATCTGTGACCCCCTGCTCTATCCCTCCAAGTTCACGGTCAGGACAGCCCTCCGCTACATCGTGGCAGGGTGGGGGATACCAGCAGCCTACACTGCTTTCTTCCTCTACACAGATGTGGTGGAGAAAGCACTCAGCCAGTGGCTAGAAGAGATGCCTTGTATGGGCAGCTGCCAGCTGCTGTTCAATAAGTTCTGGGGGTGGTTAAACTTCCCTGCATTTTTTGTACCCTGTCTCATCATGATCAGCTTGTACCTGAAGATTTTTGTGGTGGCTACCAGACAGGCTCAGCAGATCAGAACTCTGAGCCAAAGCTTGGCTGGGGCTGTCAAGCGGGAAAGAAAAGCTGCCAAGACGTTGGGCATTGCTGTGGGCGTCTACCTTGTGTGTTGGCTTCCCTTCACTGTTGACACTCTGGTGGACAGCCTTCTTAACTTCATCACCCCACCCCTGGTCTTTGACATCTTTATCTGGTTTGCTTATTTCAATTCAGCCTGTAACCCCATCATATACGTCTTCTCCTATCGGTGGTTTAGGAAGGCACTGAAACTCCTCCTGAGCGGGGAGATGTTCTCACCAGCAACACCGACTGTTGATTTGTACCATGACTGA